From the genome of Nitrospirota bacterium, one region includes:
- a CDS encoding glycosyltransferase family 2 protein yields the protein MLHQKKIIVVMPAYNAAKTLEATYREIPHDIVDEVILVDDASRDDTAIKATELGIHTIIHSENRGYGGNQKTCYREALSKGADVVVMVHPDYQYSPRLITAMASMVISEHYDVVLGSRVLGGSALKGGMPLYKYIANRFLTLAENMALGVKLSEYHTGFRAFSRKVLETLPLEENSDDFVFDNEMLAQAVYFGFRIGEISCPTRYFEDASSINFRRSVKYGFGVLGTSLKYLLQKWGMIKSPIFSTKGK from the coding sequence ATGCTCCATCAGAAAAAAATCATCGTGGTCATGCCCGCATATAACGCCGCAAAAACCCTTGAAGCGACCTACCGCGAGATCCCGCATGATATCGTGGACGAGGTGATCCTGGTCGATGACGCAAGCAGGGACGATACCGCGATAAAGGCAACGGAACTCGGCATCCATACGATCATCCATTCCGAGAATCGCGGATACGGCGGCAACCAGAAGACCTGTTATCGGGAGGCATTGTCAAAAGGGGCGGATGTGGTGGTTATGGTCCACCCCGATTACCAGTATTCTCCCCGTCTGATCACGGCAATGGCATCCATGGTCATTTCGGAGCATTATGATGTCGTGCTGGGCTCGCGGGTCCTCGGCGGCAGCGCGTTGAAAGGCGGGATGCCCTTGTACAAGTATATTGCGAACCGGTTTCTTACGCTTGCGGAGAATATGGCGCTCGGCGTGAAGTTGTCGGAATATCATACCGGGTTCCGGGCGTTCAGCCGCAAGGTGCTCGAAACGCTTCCTCTTGAGGAGAATTCTGATGATTTTGTGTTTGACAACGAAATGCTCGCCCAGGCCGTGTATTTTGGTTTTCGCATTGGTGAGATAAGCTGCCCGACGAGATATTTCGAGGACGCATCCTCGATCAATTTCAGGAGGAGCGTCAAATACGGATTTGGCGTACTCGGGACGTCATTGAAGTATTTGCTGCAGAAGTGGGGCATGATAAAATCCCCCATCTTCTCTACAAAGGGGAAATAG
- a CDS encoding tetratricopeptide repeat protein gives MSSKKVQYYLAGFVALLTFLVYLPALRNEFIELDDAVYVLDNPHIRSFSRDLFQWAFFQFYAANWHPLAWISHAADYALWGLNPLGHHLTSIILHAINTALVVLLAAKLLETAGERSSLHSPASFLNGRTILITAGVTGLLFGLHPVHVESVAWVAERKDLLCALFFLLSMIMYVKAVRRMEAGAERKRVPTGALLSALCFFILALMSKPMAVTLPVVLLILDWYPLNRIQSFKTLWEASVEKAPFLVLSLLSSIVTMLAQQTGGAMKMMAIAPLSTRILVAVQSLVAYLGKLFLPLNLIPFYPYPRDPSLYSFEYASTIIMAIGITVACIVMVRKRKIWLSAWGYYVITLVPVLGLVQVGEQSMADRYTYLPSLGPFLIAGMGAAYLAQKFRHSKRGDTLSSFLTLVLTLSMAIVLSYATVRQAGLWRNGITLWSSVIEREPTQVPFAYRLRGQAFGKAGQFDRAAADYSKAIALNPGFIETYNDLGMLYGKAGLYEQAIAVFSRSISLGPGHAKSYNNRGRTYFHLGQYGEALDDLNRAIALDDTFDVAYINRGELYYRTGKTAQADADFQKACDLGNEIGCTALHQLRQESNPE, from the coding sequence GTGTCGAGCAAAAAAGTCCAGTACTATCTTGCCGGTTTCGTCGCCCTGCTGACGTTTCTTGTCTATCTTCCTGCTCTTCGAAATGAGTTCATCGAACTGGATGACGCTGTGTACGTTCTGGATAATCCGCACATCCGGTCGTTCAGTCGAGATCTGTTCCAGTGGGCATTCTTTCAGTTTTATGCAGCCAACTGGCACCCACTCGCCTGGATATCCCATGCTGCGGATTACGCCCTGTGGGGCCTGAACCCTCTGGGGCATCATCTTACCAGCATCATTCTCCATGCAATCAACACCGCACTCGTCGTATTGCTTGCCGCGAAGCTGCTTGAAACTGCCGGCGAAAGGTCCTCGCTGCATTCGCCCGCCTCGTTTCTGAATGGCCGGACAATCCTCATTACCGCTGGTGTGACGGGCCTCTTGTTCGGTCTCCATCCTGTGCACGTGGAGTCCGTGGCCTGGGTGGCGGAGCGGAAGGACCTGCTGTGCGCCCTGTTTTTTCTGCTGAGCATGATCATGTATGTGAAAGCAGTGCGGCGCATGGAGGCCGGGGCAGAGAGGAAAAGAGTCCCGACAGGAGCTCTGCTCTCTGCGCTTTGCTTTTTTATCCTTGCCCTCATGAGCAAACCCATGGCAGTGACCCTGCCTGTGGTCCTGCTGATCCTGGACTGGTATCCTTTGAATCGGATCCAATCGTTCAAAACCTTGTGGGAGGCAAGCGTAGAGAAGGCCCCGTTCCTTGTCTTGAGTCTCTTGTCATCGATCGTGACGATGCTGGCTCAGCAAACAGGAGGGGCGATGAAGATGATGGCGATCGCCCCGCTGTCAACACGAATCCTCGTTGCAGTGCAATCCCTCGTCGCGTACCTCGGGAAGCTGTTTTTGCCGCTGAACTTGATCCCCTTTTATCCTTATCCCAGGGACCCATCCCTGTACTCCTTCGAGTATGCATCAACGATCATCATGGCAATTGGGATCACGGTGGCGTGCATCGTCATGGTGAGGAAGCGGAAGATTTGGCTGTCAGCCTGGGGATACTATGTCATAACGCTCGTTCCTGTCCTGGGTCTTGTTCAGGTCGGAGAGCAATCCATGGCGGACCGTTATACCTATCTGCCCAGCCTGGGGCCATTTCTTATTGCCGGGATGGGAGCAGCATATCTTGCGCAAAAATTTCGGCACTCCAAACGAGGAGATACTCTCTCCTCGTTTCTGACTTTGGTCTTGACGCTTTCGATGGCGATTGTCCTCTCCTATGCAACTGTCCGTCAAGCGGGTCTCTGGAGGAATGGCATTACCCTCTGGAGTTCCGTCATTGAGCGGGAACCGACACAGGTGCCCTTTGCCTATCGTCTCCGCGGCCAGGCTTTTGGAAAAGCAGGTCAGTTCGACAGGGCGGCTGCGGATTACAGCAAGGCAATTGCCTTGAACCCCGGGTTCATTGAAACCTATAATGATCTGGGCATGCTCTATGGGAAGGCCGGTCTCTATGAGCAGGCGATAGCGGTCTTCAGCAGGTCGATCTCCCTTGGTCCCGGTCATGCCAAATCGTACAATAATCGGGGTCGTACTTATTTTCACCTTGGTCAATATGGCGAGGCCCTGGATGATCTGAACAGGGCGATCGCGTTAGATGATACATTCGATGTCGCTTATATTAATCGTGGAGAACTGTATTATCGAACCGGTAAAACAGCACAGGCAGATGCGGATTTTCAGAAAGCATGCGATCTCGGAAACGAAATCGGGTGCACGGCATTGCATCAACTCAGACAAGAATCAAATCCCGAATAG
- a CDS encoding tetratricopeptide repeat protein: MNAMRTDKTKFIIIALLLFATTVAVYWPAVNHEFINYDDPAYVTGNAHVRTGFTYENLRWAFTTTLMGNWNPVTWLSHMADMHLYGLNPRGHHLTSVILHGLTTLLLFIFLNRTTGAVWRSVLVALIFSLHPLRVESVAWVSERKDVLSAFFFMTTLLAYAFYVERQSIMRYLVIMVSFALGLMAKPMLVTLPFLLLLLDYWPFCRFDAGQHKPLPHGSGKPAYALATRASIVRLFSEKVPLLLLSAVFSGIAVYAQKDAKALLSLPAYPVMQRISNAFLAYMNYLGKTFRPLDLAVLYPLPGHILVTHAILAFVFLAGISVACIWFARRYPFLLTGWFWFVGSLVPVIGLIQVGLQAMADRYTYIPSIGLAILLVWGAAETTSSVRHRTMLMTAASCVLVLLLAISARIQLKYWENSIALFTHTVAVTENNYVAHTNLGDAFDKQGRYGEAMRQYGEALRIKPDEAFVYDKMATDFDIVGRLDDAVAYYGKSLQLDPGNARVHNNLGITLIRRGSAGEAIQHFSQAVQLDPGLGDAHYNLGLALTTAGKTQEAIKYYSEALRLNPSDPEIRISLEKALAEFPR; encoded by the coding sequence ATGAACGCTATGCGGACTGATAAAACAAAATTTATAATTATCGCACTGCTTCTGTTCGCCACGACGGTTGCCGTGTATTGGCCTGCCGTCAATCATGAATTCATCAACTACGACGATCCTGCCTATGTCACCGGCAATGCTCACGTCCGGACCGGATTTACATACGAGAACCTTCGATGGGCCTTCACGACAACACTCATGGGAAACTGGAATCCGGTGACGTGGTTGTCTCACATGGCGGATATGCATCTCTACGGACTGAATCCGAGAGGGCACCATCTCACCAGTGTCATTCTTCACGGTCTGACCACTCTTCTCCTCTTTATTTTCCTGAACAGGACAACAGGCGCCGTTTGGCGCAGTGTCCTGGTTGCGCTCATCTTTTCTCTTCATCCGCTTCGGGTGGAATCGGTCGCCTGGGTTTCAGAACGCAAGGATGTTTTGAGCGCTTTTTTCTTCATGACAACACTTCTCGCGTACGCATTCTATGTTGAACGACAAAGCATCATGCGATATCTTGTGATCATGGTATCCTTTGCGCTTGGCTTGATGGCAAAGCCCATGCTCGTGACCCTTCCGTTTCTTCTGCTCCTGCTTGACTACTGGCCTTTTTGCCGATTTGATGCAGGGCAGCACAAACCATTGCCACACGGTTCCGGCAAGCCGGCATATGCCCTTGCAACCAGGGCATCCATTGTGAGGCTTTTTTCTGAAAAGGTGCCGCTCCTTCTCCTTTCAGCAGTCTTTTCCGGCATCGCGGTCTATGCTCAGAAGGATGCAAAAGCGCTTCTGTCTCTGCCGGCGTATCCGGTGATGCAGCGGATCTCCAACGCGTTCCTGGCCTATATGAACTACCTGGGGAAGACCTTCCGGCCTCTGGATCTTGCGGTGCTCTACCCGCTGCCAGGCCATATTCTCGTAACTCACGCCATTCTTGCTTTTGTTTTTCTGGCGGGCATATCAGTGGCATGTATATGGTTCGCCCGCCGTTATCCATTTTTACTGACGGGTTGGTTTTGGTTTGTGGGATCTCTTGTCCCGGTGATCGGATTGATCCAGGTCGGGCTGCAGGCAATGGCTGACCGGTATACCTATATTCCATCGATCGGACTCGCGATCCTGCTGGTATGGGGCGCGGCGGAGACGACCTCGAGCGTGCGCCATCGAACCATGCTTATGACGGCCGCCAGTTGTGTGCTTGTCCTGTTGCTCGCGATCTCAGCACGAATTCAGCTGAAGTACTGGGAAAACAGCATTGCCCTGTTCACCCATACCGTCGCGGTGACTGAGAACAACTATGTTGCTCATACGAACCTGGGCGATGCGTTTGATAAACAAGGCAGGTACGGTGAAGCAATGCGCCAATATGGCGAGGCCTTACGGATCAAACCTGATGAGGCCTTTGTATACGATAAAATGGCGACGGATTTTGATATTGTTGGAAGGCTGGATGATGCTGTCGCATATTATGGGAAATCACTGCAGCTTGACCCGGGGAATGCACGCGTTCACAATAATCTCGGAATTACGCTGATCAGACGGGGATCTGCCGGAGAAGCCATACAGCATTTCTCACAAGCCGTGCAGCTCGACCCTGGTCTCGGGGACGCCCATTACAATCTGGGGCTCGCTTTAACAACGGCAGGGAAAACACAAGAAGCCATCAAATACTATTCCGAGGCATTGCGGCTGAATCCCTCTGATCCGGAGATCAGGATCAGTCTGGAGAAGGCGCTCGCAGAATTTCCCAGGTGA
- a CDS encoding fused MFS/spermidine synthase produces the protein MQIIILSLIYLLFFLSGAAALMYEVVWVRYLSLIFGGSHLAVTTVLSVFMGGLAFGSYTIGKYAGRYTRLLRLYGFLELGIAASALVFLALIRFYPSLYVPLARIADTSPVYLSFIRFTLAAIAMIVPTTLMGGTLPVLSSFTTGHMKGPGRRLSFLYGFNTLGAVVGAASAGFFLLRYYSVSTTITAALLLNVLIGILSIALQNKAQVVLDEADRGDENLTDAALSGDTKEPCVSAFSLKLVLWGIGVSGFCALGYEVLWTRILSIIIGASTYGFTLLLMAFLTGIGLGSAAYGLMIKRSGMRPDGTTGYGLNSVIGFGLTQVMIGIAALLVTLHIRDLPTYSAFLYDAVHNLKSNLDPFKTSQLVNFVLAFSFLFVPAFFMGIAFPLAGAIHSRHKKQVGSVVGEILSYNTIGAILGSAVSGFVLIYLLGLQLSLQLIILINIGYGLLVMVSIKGKKSLNWATAGAVAAVILFLLLNPGMWRLWDIKYYALYQSNHREMYSTPEKAREIMNTANIIYYGEGAQAIVSSIQSGEFLSFITNGRVEASNSNEGMQCQYTLGHLPMLLNKNPKKVFVLGTGSGMTLGATSVHPSVEQITLAEIEPKVLGVARTFGIYNHYVLDNPKLRIVFNDGRNFLMTTKEKFDVITADPIHPWFSGTGYLYSTEYFKLAAEHLNPGGIVCQWLPLYELSDENLKSIVATLRQNFPYIMVWLTHDDVELIGSNAPIIIDEKDLERRIREPQVLQDLARVKMGSAEAFLSYFLMGTEGARAYSSGGVINTDDNLYLEFSAPQSIGKGYLMWTNTYDLIKYRESILPYLLSPVDEIGRARQIERWEKNSRAAILDDRAHVLMLAGRTDAPEYAKLTAELDAQYPAYAPWRFLKNETSEESGGTPKLLKQIELTLINEKEIVKIRFSAVLLQNSPESARVFFVDQNTRTVFGKLKVHGANKEAYITDFVDDVLKSVQALYYEEQNKAVASGKKYPSTTSLLPKIKGLVEMKVDQEAR, from the coding sequence ATGCAAATAATCATTTTAAGTCTTATTTACCTGCTTTTTTTCCTGTCAGGCGCGGCCGCCCTCATGTACGAGGTGGTATGGGTCCGCTACCTGAGCCTGATCTTTGGCGGCTCCCACCTGGCGGTAACAACGGTTTTGTCTGTTTTCATGGGCGGTCTCGCCTTCGGGAGCTACACGATCGGCAAGTATGCCGGCAGGTACACCCGATTGTTGCGGCTGTACGGATTTCTTGAGTTAGGCATTGCCGCATCTGCCCTGGTGTTTCTTGCCCTGATCCGTTTTTATCCATCGCTGTATGTCCCTCTTGCCCGGATAGCGGACACGTCCCCTGTTTACCTCTCGTTCATACGTTTTACACTGGCTGCAATCGCCATGATCGTGCCCACCACGCTCATGGGAGGCACGCTTCCGGTCCTGTCGAGCTTCACGACCGGCCACATGAAGGGACCGGGCCGGCGGCTTTCCTTCCTGTATGGATTCAATACGCTGGGAGCTGTTGTCGGCGCCGCGTCAGCCGGTTTTTTCCTGCTTCGCTATTATTCGGTGAGCACGACCATCACGGCAGCATTGCTGCTCAATGTGCTGATCGGCATACTCAGTATTGCGCTGCAGAATAAGGCCCAGGTGGTCCTGGATGAAGCTGACAGGGGGGATGAGAATCTGACTGATGCTGCACTGTCGGGGGACACGAAGGAACCGTGTGTGTCCGCTTTCTCGCTCAAGCTGGTGCTCTGGGGTATTGGCGTCAGCGGGTTCTGCGCTCTGGGATACGAGGTCCTGTGGACCAGGATCCTCAGCATCATAATCGGCGCAAGCACCTATGGCTTTACCCTTCTGTTGATGGCCTTCCTTACGGGAATCGGTCTCGGGAGCGCGGCCTACGGTCTGATGATCAAAAGATCGGGAATGCGCCCGGACGGAACAACGGGATACGGCTTGAATTCGGTCATCGGTTTTGGACTTACCCAGGTGATGATCGGCATTGCGGCGCTGCTCGTAACGCTCCATATCAGGGACCTGCCGACTTATTCAGCGTTTCTTTACGATGCTGTTCATAACCTTAAATCCAATCTTGATCCGTTCAAAACGAGTCAGCTGGTAAATTTTGTCCTCGCGTTTTCCTTCCTGTTTGTTCCTGCATTTTTCATGGGTATCGCGTTCCCGCTGGCCGGCGCCATCCACAGCAGGCATAAAAAACAGGTCGGTTCGGTGGTCGGCGAAATCCTGTCCTACAATACGATCGGGGCCATTCTCGGGTCTGCTGTGAGCGGTTTTGTCCTCATCTATCTGCTCGGGCTGCAACTGTCCCTGCAGTTGATCATCCTGATCAACATTGGGTATGGCCTGCTCGTGATGGTGAGCATCAAGGGGAAAAAGTCCTTGAATTGGGCGACAGCCGGCGCTGTGGCTGCCGTCATTCTTTTCCTGCTTCTGAATCCCGGCATGTGGCGGCTCTGGGATATCAAATATTACGCCCTTTATCAGTCCAACCACCGCGAGATGTACAGCACGCCGGAGAAGGCCCGGGAAATCATGAACACCGCCAACATCATTTACTATGGTGAGGGCGCCCAGGCGATCGTAAGTTCCATTCAATCGGGGGAGTTCCTGTCTTTCATCACCAACGGCAGGGTGGAGGCATCAAACAGCAACGAAGGAATGCAATGCCAGTACACGCTGGGGCATCTGCCGATGCTGCTCAATAAGAACCCGAAGAAGGTCTTCGTGCTCGGCACGGGCAGCGGCATGACCCTGGGCGCCACGTCGGTGCACCCGAGCGTGGAACAGATCACGCTCGCCGAGATCGAACCAAAGGTGCTTGGTGTGGCAAGGACGTTCGGTATTTACAACCACTATGTCCTGGACAATCCCAAGCTGAGGATCGTCTTTAACGATGGCCGGAATTTCCTGATGACCACGAAAGAGAAATTTGATGTCATTACCGCGGATCCGATCCATCCCTGGTTCAGCGGGACCGGGTATCTCTACTCGACCGAGTATTTCAAACTTGCAGCGGAACATCTCAATCCGGGCGGCATTGTCTGCCAATGGCTCCCCCTCTATGAGCTTTCCGATGAAAACCTCAAGTCAATTGTCGCAACCCTGAGACAAAATTTTCCATACATCATGGTATGGCTGACCCATGATGACGTGGAGCTTATCGGCAGCAACGCCCCCATCATCATTGACGAAAAGGATCTGGAGCGCCGGATCAGGGAACCGCAGGTCCTGCAGGATCTGGCACGGGTCAAGATGGGGTCGGCCGAAGCTTTCCTGAGCTATTTCCTGATGGGGACCGAAGGCGCCAGGGCATACAGTTCCGGAGGAGTAATCAATACGGACGACAATTTATACCTCGAATTTTCCGCTCCCCAGAGCATCGGGAAGGGCTATCTTATGTGGACGAATACCTACGACTTGATAAAATACCGGGAAAGCATCCTCCCCTATCTGCTCAGCCCTGTTGATGAGATTGGACGGGCCAGGCAGATAGAACGATGGGAAAAGAATTCACGCGCCGCTATTCTGGATGATCGTGCCCATGTGCTGATGCTTGCCGGACGTACTGACGCTCCGGAGTATGCAAAACTGACGGCCGAGCTGGATGCTCAATACCCCGCTTATGCGCCCTGGCGGTTCCTGAAAAACGAAACATCTGAAGAAAGCGGGGGAACACCGAAGCTCCTTAAACAAATCGAATTGACGCTTATCAATGAAAAGGAGATTGTTAAAATACGATTTTCAGCGGTTTTATTACAGAACAGTCCTGAAAGCGCGAGAGTCTTTTTCGTCGACCAGAACACCCGGACTGTTTTCGGGAAATTAAAAGTCCATGGCGCGAATAAAGAAGCATATATTACTGACTTTGTTGACGATGTTTTGAAAAGCGTTCAGGCGCTCTATTACGAAGAGCAGAACAAGGCTGTTGCCTCCGGGAAAAAATACCCGTCGACAACCTCGCTGCTGCCCAAAATAAAGGGACTGGTCGAGATGAAAGTTGACCAGGAGGCGAGGTGA
- a CDS encoding fused MFS/spermidine synthase, with protein MQILILSLVYLLFFLSGAAALIYELVWVRYLSLIFGGSHLAVTTVLAVFMGGLALGSYTIGKRVGKYKQLLRLYGLLELGIAASALAFLALMRFYPSIYVPLARISDSSPVYLSSIRILFSIIALIVPTTLMGGTLPVLSSLVTRSAQGPGSRFSFLYGFNTIGAVVGVAATGFFFLPRYSVSTAMTIAVVINVLIGVLAIALQGRAQAALGKAVTGENAVEKGDIPRTVAAPPPGTLFPLKLVLWGGGVSGFCALGYEVLWTRILSIVIGASTYGFTLLLMAFLAGIGLGSGAYGLFLRILGKPRRGTEQYSGKAVIGFGLIQVIIGLSALFVTLHIRNLPTYTVFVYDFVHDLKFNVDPFKARQMADFALAFSFMFAPAFFMGIAFPLAGTIHGHYKKLVGPAVGEILSYNTIGAILGSAVSGFVLIYLLGIQQSLQLIILINIGYGLLVMVSVKEKKFLNWATAASMAAIILFLLLNPGMWRLWNIKYYAIYQSNHPEMYSTPEKARTAMENADILYYGEGAQAIVSSIQSGEFQTFITNGRVEASNAGNDMQCQYTLGHLPMLLNKNPKKVFVLGTGSGMTLGATSVHPSVEQITLAEIEPKVLGVARTFGIYNHYVLDNPKLRIVFNDGRNFLMTTKEKFDVITADPIHPWFSGAGYLYSTEYFKLAAEHLNPGGILCQWLPLYELSEANLKSIVQTLRNNFSYTMVWLTQTDAELIGSNSPIVIDEKELERRIREPEILQDLARVKMGSAEDFLSYFLMGTEGARTYSSGGIVNTDDNLYLEFSAPQSIGISRLQQENVSTLLTYRESILPYLHRPEDQAGRAAQKSRWERNFKAALLNDQAHVLALAGRFEDPEFKKLSAELDARYPSYARWRYLRTEMPDEAGGTPTLLKQIELAMINDRGEAVTLKFAAVIMRNTDEAARVLFVDGNSRVIFGKLRVRGANRERYIAGVVDSIVLGVQSLYNDELKFAAASGKTKPSATALFPKIRNLVERNAGQ; from the coding sequence ATGCAAATACTCATTCTCAGCCTTGTCTACCTGCTCTTTTTCCTTTCCGGGGCGGCCGCGCTTATCTACGAGTTGGTTTGGGTCCGCTACCTGAGCCTGATCTTTGGAGGCTCTCACCTCGCGGTAACCACGGTCCTGGCTGTTTTTATGGGTGGCCTTGCTCTCGGGAGCTATACAATCGGCAAGCGTGTCGGCAAGTACAAACAATTGTTGCGGCTGTACGGGTTGCTTGAGTTGGGAATTGCCGCATCAGCCCTTGCATTTCTGGCATTGATGCGCTTCTACCCGTCAATTTATGTACCGCTTGCCCGGATATCCGACTCCTCGCCTGTTTATCTCTCAAGCATCCGTATTCTGTTTTCAATAATCGCCCTGATCGTACCAACCACGCTGATGGGAGGAACACTCCCGGTATTGTCGAGTCTCGTCACAAGAAGCGCGCAGGGACCGGGCAGTCGTTTCTCTTTTCTTTACGGATTTAATACCATCGGTGCTGTGGTCGGCGTCGCCGCAACCGGTTTCTTTTTTCTGCCTCGTTATTCCGTTAGTACCGCGATGACCATTGCAGTGGTTATCAATGTTCTGATCGGCGTCCTGGCAATTGCGCTGCAGGGCAGGGCGCAGGCGGCCCTCGGCAAAGCGGTCACGGGAGAGAACGCTGTGGAGAAGGGCGATATCCCGCGAACGGTCGCGGCCCCCCCCCCGGGGACACTCTTTCCCCTCAAGCTGGTGCTCTGGGGCGGGGGGGTGAGCGGATTCTGCGCCTTGGGATATGAGGTGCTCTGGACCAGGATCCTCAGCATCGTCATCGGCGCGAGTACGTACGGCTTTACCCTGCTGTTGATGGCCTTCCTTGCGGGAATCGGCCTCGGGAGCGGCGCGTACGGTCTGTTTCTCAGGATACTGGGAAAACCGCGTAGAGGAACAGAGCAATATTCCGGGAAAGCGGTCATCGGTTTTGGTCTCATACAGGTGATTATCGGCCTGTCGGCGCTGTTCGTAACGCTGCATATCAGGAACTTGCCGACGTATACGGTTTTTGTATACGATTTTGTTCATGATCTGAAGTTCAATGTTGATCCGTTCAAAGCGCGGCAGATGGCCGATTTTGCCCTTGCATTTTCCTTCATGTTCGCACCGGCGTTTTTCATGGGCATCGCATTCCCGCTTGCCGGCACGATCCATGGCCACTACAAAAAGCTGGTGGGCCCGGCGGTGGGCGAGATCCTGTCCTACAACACGATCGGGGCCATTCTCGGGTCGGCTGTGAGCGGTTTTGTCCTCATCTATCTGCTCGGGATTCAGCAATCCCTGCAATTGATCATCCTGATCAACATCGGGTATGGCCTGCTTGTCATGGTGAGCGTCAAAGAGAAAAAGTTTTTGAATTGGGCGACAGCCGCTTCCATGGCTGCCATCATTCTTTTCCTGCTTCTGAATCCCGGCATGTGGCGGCTCTGGAACATAAAATATTACGCCATTTATCAATCCAACCACCCGGAGATGTACAGCACGCCGGAAAAAGCCAGAACCGCCATGGAGAACGCGGACATCCTGTATTATGGAGAGGGCGCCCAGGCGATCGTGAGCTCTATACAGTCGGGGGAGTTCCAGACGTTCATAACCAACGGCAGGGTTGAAGCATCGAATGCCGGCAATGATATGCAGTGCCAGTACACGCTGGGACACCTGCCGATGCTGCTCAATAAGAACCCGAAGAAAGTCTTCGTGCTCGGCACGGGCAGCGGCATGACCCTGGGCGCCACGTCGGTGCACCCGAGCGTGGAGCAGATCACGCTCGCCGAGATCGAGCCGAAGGTGCTTGGTGTGGCAAGGACGTTCGGTATTTACAACCACTATGTCCTGGACAATCCCAAACTGAGGATCGTCTTTAACGATGGCCGGAACTTCCTGATGACCACGAAAGAAAAATTTGATGTCATTACCGCTGATCCGATCCATCCCTGGTTCAGCGGGGCCGGGTACCTCTATTCGACCGAGTATTTTAAACTTGCGGCGGAACATCTCAACCCGGGCGGCATTCTCTGCCAGTGGCTCCCCCTCTATGAGCTTTCTGAAGCAAACCTCAAGTCAATTGTGCAAACCTTGAGAAATAATTTTTCCTATACGATGGTTTGGCTGACACAAACAGACGCGGAGCTTATCGGCAGCAATTCCCCCATTGTCATTGACGAAAAGGAACTGGAGCGGCGCATCAGGGAACCGGAGATTCTGCAGGATCTGGCACGGGTCAAGATGGGGTCGGCCGAGGATTTCCTGAGCTATTTCCTGATGGGGACCGAGGGCGCCAGAACGTACAGCAGCGGGGGAATAGTCAATACGGACGACAACCTGTACCTTGAATTTTCAGCGCCCCAAAGCATCGGCATCAGTCGGCTGCAGCAGGAGAATGTATCCACCCTGCTTACCTACCGGGAAAGCATTCTTCCCTATCTCCACCGCCCCGAGGATCAGGCCGGGAGGGCCGCGCAGAAAAGCAGGTGGGAGCGAAATTTCAAAGCAGCGCTCCTGAATGATCAGGCACACGTCCTGGCGCTTGCCGGACGATTTGAGGACCCTGAGTTTAAGAAATTGTCGGCTGAACTTGACGCACGCTATCCCTCCTACGCCCGCTGGCGTTACCTGAGAACCGAGATGCCTGATGAAGCGGGCGGGACACCGACACTCCTCAAGCAAATCGAGCTGGCAATGATCAACGACAGGGGGGAAGCAGTTACTCTCAAATTTGCGGCAGTCATAATGAGGAATACCGACGAAGCAGCGCGGGTGCTCTTTGTTGACGGCAACTCACGAGTTATTTTCGGGAAGCTGAGGGTCAGGGGAGCGAATAGGGAACGTTATATTGCAGGGGTTGTGGACAGCATAGTGCTCGGTGTTCAGTCGCTCTATAACGATGAGCTGAAGTTCGCGGCCGCCTCCGGCAAGACAAAACCGTCAGCAACCGCTCTCTTTCCTAAAATTAGAAATCTTGTCGAACGGAATGCAGGCCAGTAA